A stretch of the Drosophila sulfurigaster albostrigata strain 15112-1811.04 chromosome 2L, ASM2355843v2, whole genome shotgun sequence genome encodes the following:
- the LOC133844723 gene encoding dTTP/UTP pyrophosphatase has translation MLAPIKHLLSNYRVVLASGSPRRQELVQMLGLNAELCPSTFEENLNLADFKEFSDYIEATALGKAEEVFSRLSSTGDGKQLLVIAADTMVTLGKEIYGKPKDAADAVRMLTNLSGACNRVFTGVVLKHANGVRQFTDTADVYFGELSAAQIQSYVDSGDPLDKAGAYGVQGPGGALIPRIDGDFYCVMGLPLNRLCCELNKLFLEDLTN, from the exons atgttggCGCCCATTAAACACTTGTTGAGTAACTATCGTGTGGTGCTGGCCAGTGGCTCTCCTCGCCGCCAGGAACTGGTGCAAATGttg GGTCTCAATGCGGAATTGTGTCCTTCGACATTCGAGGAGAACCTCAACTTGGCGGACTTTAAAGAGTTCTCCGACTATATTGAGGCCACCGCACTAGGCAAGGCGGAGGAAGTCTTCAGCCGCTTGAGCAGCACAGGTGATGGCAAACAGTTGCTGGTGATAGCTGCCGACACGATGGTCACACTAGGCAAAGAGATTTACGGTAAGCCGAAGGATGCCGCCGATGCCGTCCGCATGCTAACAAA TTTATCAGGTGCCTGCAATCGAGTCTTTACGGGCGTAGTCCTCAAACATGCTAACGGAGTACGTCAATTTACGGATACGGCCGATGTTTACTTTGGCGAACTGTCGGCGGCACAAATCCAAAGCTATGTGGACAGCGGTGATCCACT CGACAAGGCTGGCGCCTATGGAGTACAGGGACCGGGTGGAGCGTTGATTCCTCGCATCGATGGTGACTTCTACTGTGTGATGGGTCTGCCATTGAATCGTCTGTGCTGCGAGTTGAACAAGCTCTTTCTGGAGGATTTGACAAACTAA